DNA sequence from the Bradyrhizobium sp. CIAT3101 genome:
CGCAAGGTGGGATCATCGAGAAACTCGCTCAGGCCGAACTCCCGGCAGAACGCCTGCCAATGGCCCTCGGTGACGACGCCGATGAAGATGCGGCCGTCGCCGGCGGCATCGAAGATGTCGTAGATCGGCCAGGCATGCTCGCGCTCCGGCATCGAGCGCGGCTTGTTGCCGGTCATCTCGTATTCGACCATGTGCTGGGCGACCAGGAACAGGCAGTTCTCGAACAGGCCGATGCGGATGTCGGCGCCGTCGCGCTTGCCCCCGCGCTTCTGATAGAGCGCAGCGAGAATCGCGATCACGCCGAACATGCCGCCCATGATGTCGTTGGCGGAGGAGCCGACACGCTGCGGCTTCTCCTTGGTGCCGGTCATGGCGGCGAGGCCCGACATCATCTGCACGACTTCGTCGAGCGCGGGGCGATGCTCGTAGGGGCCGGACAGAAAACCCTTGTGGCCGGCGATGATCAGATGCGGATGGCGGCGGCGCAGTTCCTCGGCGCCCAATCCCTGCTTCTCGAGCAGGCCGTCGCGAAAATTCTCCAGGAACACGTCGGCCGTTTCCAGCAGCCGGTGCATGGTGTCGCGATCCGCAGGCTTCTCGAAGTCCAGCACCACGCTGCGCTTGCCGCGGTTGAACAGCGGAAAAAATGCCGTGCCCATGCCGCCGAGGGAGCGGGTCTTGTCGCCGGCGGGCGGCTCGACCTTGATCACGTCGGCACCGAGTTGCGCCAGGATCATGCCGCAGGTCGGGCCCATGACCATGTGCGTCATCTCGACGACTCGTACGCCTTCGAGCGGCAATCCGGTCTCAGCCATCCGTCACTCCTGTCCGTTCGGCTTGAAGACTAGGCCTTCACAAGCCTTCTTAAAAATATAATCTGTCGAAGATTGCCTTCGCACTTATAGAACGCTGGACCATCATGGATTCGCGCCAGCTCCGCTACTTCATCGCCGTCTACGAGCAGCGGAACCTGTCGCGGGCGGCCGACCAGGTGAATGTCGCGCAGTCCGCGCTGAGCCATCATATCTCGAATCTGGAAGCCGAGTTCGCAACGCCGCTGTTCGAGCGCAAGTCGCGCGGCATGGACCCGACCGCGGCCGGCGAACGGCTCTACGAGCACGCCCGCATCATCCTGCGCGCGATGGCGGAAGCCGAGACCGAGGTGCGCGAGGGCGCCCGCGTCATTGCCGGCGAGATCTCGATCGGCATGGCCAATTCCGGCGTCAAGGCGATCGGCGTCGAGCTGATGCGCACGGTGCTGACCAAATATCCCAAGCTCAAGCTGTCGCTGACCGAGAGCCTGTCGGGCGCGACGCTGATGCACCTGATGATCTCCAATGTCGATCTGGCGCTGGTCTATAACCCGCCGTCGGAGAAGGAGCTGATTACGGAAGCCGTGCTTGAGGAGGAGATGTTCCTGGTCGGCATTCCAAAACTGGTCGGCAAGACCAAGACCCCGATCCGCTTCGAGGAACTGAGCCGGCTGCCGCTGATCCTGCTGCGCTACGGCCTCGGCCTGTCCTCGCGTGCGCTGCTCGACGATCCCGTGTTGCTCAAGCGGCTGGAAGGCAGCGCCATCCTGCACGCGAACTCGATCACGGGCATGACCGGCGCGCTGGTGGAGGGGCTCGGCTGCACTATCGCGACCAAGCTGTTCGCGCGGGAGGAGCTCGCCGCCGGCCGCCTGGTCGCGCGCGAGGTGATCGCCCCGAAACTCACCCGCACGCTCTATCTCTGCCGCCTGCGCAACCGCCCGATGACCTACGCGATGGAAGAGATGCGGCGGTTGATACTGGCGCTGATCGCCGAGCAGGTGCGCGAGGGGGCCTGGCAGGCGGAGCTGGTGGGGTAAGGGGGCGACGGTGCTGCACTCCCTCTCCCGCTTGCGGGAGAGGGCTGGGGTGAGGGTATCTCCTCATCGGGATTGTCCCGTTGCGGAAAGAACCCTCACCCGGCGCTGCGCGCCGACCTCTCCCGCAAGCGGGCGAGGTGACCGAGCGTGCCGACCGACAGTCCTGCCCCATCAGCCTGAGTTCGAAAATCTCGAACGCTTCCATCGATATGTTCTTCTGGATTTCCGGCATCGACGCGCCAACATGGCGCGGTCCGGCAAGGCTTACGAAAAACCACAGAGATGAGCCGCCGGGAACCGCGCGCGATTCGCGCGCCACGGGAGGACTTCATGAGCGTTGTCGGCATCGACACAGGCTTTGAGCTCGGCGCTGCACCATCCGGACCGGACGAGATCTCGCGGCGGCTCGAGGCGATGCCGGCGACGGCGTACATCTGGCGGCTCGTTATCCTGCTCTCGCTCGGCGGCTGTTTCGAGATCTACGATCTGTTCCTGACCGGCTATATCGCGCCGGGGCTCAGCCGCAGCGGATTGCTCTCCACGACGACAACCGCCTTCTTCGGCTTCTCAGGCATCGGCGCCTTCGTCGCTGCGACCTTCGCCGGCCTCTTCGTCGGCACCTTCT
Encoded proteins:
- a CDS encoding CoA transferase; translation: MAETGLPLEGVRVVEMTHMVMGPTCGMILAQLGADVIKVEPPAGDKTRSLGGMGTAFFPLFNRGKRSVVLDFEKPADRDTMHRLLETADVFLENFRDGLLEKQGLGAEELRRRHPHLIIAGHKGFLSGPYEHRPALDEVVQMMSGLAAMTGTKEKPQRVGSSANDIMGGMFGVIAILAALYQKRGGKRDGADIRIGLFENCLFLVAQHMVEYEMTGNKPRSMPEREHAWPIYDIFDAAGDGRIFIGVVTEGHWQAFCREFGLSEFLDDPTLRTTTDRILARPRILPRVAEIIRQRDVAELSQRLDALNICFSPINRPEDLLTDPHVLRPGGLVTNITADGKPFHVPTLPIEWNGDHLGEGLKVAPLGADTSAVRAEIDNNDVTSKAAGRRT
- a CDS encoding LysR substrate-binding domain-containing protein, which translates into the protein MDSRQLRYFIAVYEQRNLSRAADQVNVAQSALSHHISNLEAEFATPLFERKSRGMDPTAAGERLYEHARIILRAMAEAETEVREGARVIAGEISIGMANSGVKAIGVELMRTVLTKYPKLKLSLTESLSGATLMHLMISNVDLALVYNPPSEKELITEAVLEEEMFLVGIPKLVGKTKTPIRFEELSRLPLILLRYGLGLSSRALLDDPVLLKRLEGSAILHANSITGMTGALVEGLGCTIATKLFAREELAAGRLVAREVIAPKLTRTLYLCRLRNRPMTYAMEEMRRLILALIAEQVREGAWQAELVG